Proteins encoded within one genomic window of Natator depressus isolate rNatDep1 chromosome 1, rNatDep2.hap1, whole genome shotgun sequence:
- the NAGA gene encoding alpha-N-acetylgalactosaminidase: MKLAAFVSGLALVACALALENGLMRVPPMGWLAWERFRCNTDCKTDPDNCISEKLFVDMIDCLADDGWKELGYVYVNIDDCWMAKKRDAKGQLIPDPERFPSGIKALADYAHSRGLKLGIYGDMGTYTCGGYPGTTLDRVEQDALTFAEWGVDMLKLDGCYSSEEEQAQGYPKMAMALNATGRPIAYSCSWPAYRGGLPPKVNYTLLANICNLWRNYGDIQDSWNSILSIVDWFSANQDVLQPVAGPGHWNDPDMLIIGNFGLSYEQSRSQMALWTVLAAPLFMSTDLRTLSRSSREILQNRLMIKINQDPLGIQGRRVLREKSQIEVFLRPLSHSASALVFLSRRTDMPYRYTTSLSKLNFSTSAVYEAQDVYSGGIISGLKAGENFTVIVNPSGVVMWYLYPTMYVDQPLDFVRQHPQGKGFHPFAL, encoded by the exons ATGAAGTTGGCAGCCTTTGTCTCTGGCCTAGCCCTAGTGGCCTGTGCCCTGGCTCTGGAGAATGGGCTCATGCGGGTGCCCCCGATGGGCTGGCTGGCGTGGGAGAGGTTTCGCTGCAACACTGACTGCAAGACGGACCCTGACAACTGCATCAG CGAGAAGCTTTTTGTTGACATGATAGATTGTCTAGCGGATGATGGCTGGAAGGAGCTGGGCTATGTGTATGTGAACATAGATGATTGCTGGATGGCGAAGAAGCGGGACGCAAAGGGGCAACTGATCCCGGATCCCGAGCGGTTTCCCAGTGGGATCAAAGCCTTGGCGGATTAC GCGCACTCCCGGGGGCTGAAGTTGGGCATCTATGGAGACATGGGCACTTACACATGCGGTGGCTACCCAGGCACCACGCTGGACCGGGTCGAACAGGATGCCCTGACCTTCGCGGAGTGGGGCGTGGACATGCTGAAACTGGATGGCTGCTACTCATCAGAAGAAGAGCAGGCCCAGG GCTACCCTAAAATGGCAATGGCCTTGAATGCAACAGGCCGCCCCATTGCCTATTCCTGCAGTTGGCCAGCCTATCGGGGAGGGCTTCCACCCAAG GTGAACTACACCCTCCTGGCGAACATCTGTAACCTCTGGCGTAACTATGGTGACATTCAGGactcctggaacagcatcctCTCCATCGTGGACTGGTTTTCAGCAAATCAGGATGTGCTGCAGCCGGTGGCCGGCCCTGGCCACTGGAATGACCCAGACATG CTGATCATTGGAAACTTTGGCCTCAGCTATGAACAGTCCCGATCCCAGATGGCCTTATGGACGGTGCTGGCTGCCCCTCTCTTCATGTCCACGGACCTCCGCACCCTCTCCCGCAGCTCCAGGGAGATCCTGCAGAACCGACTGATGATCAAAATCAACCAGGACCCCTTGGGAATCCAGGGACGCAGAGTCCTTAGG GAGAAGTCTCAGATCGAGGTGTTCCTGCGCCCGCTTTCCCACTCAGCCAGTGCCCTGGTCTTCCTCAGCCGGCGGACAGACATGCCATACCGCTACACCACCTCCCTCAGCAAGCTCAACTTCTCCACCAGTGCCGTGTACGAG GCACAGGATGTGTACAGTGGCGGGATCATCAGCGGCCTGAAGGCTGGAGAGAACTTCACTGTCATCGTCAACCCCTCGGGAGTAGTCATGTGGTACCTCTATCCCACAATGTACGTGGATCAACCCTTGGACTTTGTTAGACAGCACCCGCAGGGGAAGGGCTTCCACCCATTTGCACTGTGA